The Gemmatimonadaceae bacterium region GGCGCGTGCAATTGAGTCGGCGCGAAATTGAGGATCGCTTTGACGCCGGCGCGCACGACGCGGTCGACGACGCGCTGTGCCTCCTCTCCGGGGACCGTGACGACGACGATGTCGGGGTGCTCGCGCACGGCGTCGCGCTCGAGCTGCTCGATGTCGCGAATCGAGATCCCGTCGAGCGTCCGGCCGATCTTGTCCGGATTGTTGTCGTACGCGGCGAGAATCGTGAACCCGCGCTGCCGGAATCCTCGATACTGGGCGAGTGCGGCGCCTATCTTACCCGCGCCCACGATGACGACGCGCCATTCGCGTCCGAGGCCAAGGATCTCGCGCAATCTGCCCGCGAGCTCCGGCACCGAGTAGCCGAGTCCGCGCTTGCCGAAGGACCCGAAAAACGAAAGGTCCTTCCGCACCTGCGCCGACGTCGTCCCACCGCGTTTGGCGAGCTCTTCGCTCGATATGGTCGTCAGTCCGCGCTGCTCGAAGTCCTCGAGAAAACGGAGGTACGCCGAGAGTCGCCGGACCGTAGAGTCAGCAATACGTTTCACAGAAATCGGGCGTGCTTGTGAATTCATTCACAAGTTAAATGAAGGCGTAGGACCACACCAGCGGCCCGGCTAGGTTTGGTCGCATGCCGCCGGTCCACGTGTCGTCGGAAATCGGACAGCTGCGCTCCGTCCTCGTGCATTCCCCCGGACCCGAGTTGCTTGCCGTAACTCCAAGCAATCGGGCCGATTATCTCTACGACGACATCATCGAGGCCGAGGCCGCCCAGCGAGAACATCGCCGATTCATCTCGGTCGTCGAGCGGTTCGCGACGGTCTACGAGGTTCGCTCGCTGCTGGCCGAAACGCTGGGCACCCCACAGTCGCGCGAGCTGCTGATCCGCGAGACGATGGACATCGTCCCGTCGGAGCCGCTCGCCCGCGACATCGGCGAGCTCGACGCCGCGGCGCTCGTGAGGATGCTCATCGAGGGACGCGACGAGCCTCCCGGCCCGATCGCCAAAGCCCTGAACGAACCGGGGCACGTGCTGCCGCCGCTGCCCAACCTGTTCTTTACCCGAGACAGCTGCGTCGTGGTCGGCGGCCACGTGCTGATCGGGTCGATGCGCTACGCGATCCGCTGGACCGAAGCGATCATCATGAAGGCGCTGTTCATGCATCACCCCGAGCTGCGCAACTCCGGCATCTTGTACGACGGCTCGGCCGAACGTCGCGTGAACTACACGATCGAAGGCGGCGACATTCATCCGCTGCGTCGCGATCTCGTCGTCATCGGGTTCAGCGAGCGGTCGAGCCCCGCGGCGATCGACCAGCTGGCCACGACGCTGTTCGACGAGACCGAAGTGCGGGACATCGTGGTCGTCGTGATGCCGAAGGAGCACACGGCGATCCACCTCGACATGATCTTCACGCAGATCGATCGCGAGCTCTGCGCGGTGTTCCCGCCGCATTTCGTCGGTCCCGAGCGGCTGCCGGTGCTGCACTGGCGAAGGGGCGAAAAGACGATTCACGAACAGCCGAACATCTTCACCGCGCTGTCGGAGTGCGACATGCCGCTCGAACCCGTGTTCTGCGGCGGAGATCGGCGAACGGTTCAAGAGCGCGAACAGTGGGCGTCCGGATGTAACTTCATCGCCATGCGCCCAGGGCTCATTTTGTCGTACCAGCGCAACGAGGCGACGCTCCACGAATTGCGACGCATGGGCTTCCGCATCCTGTCGGCGACTGCGCTTCTCTCCGGCAGTGAACGCGTCGCCGAAGGCGAGCGCGCCGTAATCACGTTCGAAGGGAACGAGCTGGTTCGCGGCGGCGGCGGTCCGCGCTGCATGACATGCCCCGTGTTGCGCGACGACCCCTGGAACTGATGACGACGCTCGGCACGGCGGACACCGTCCTCACCGAGAGAGCGGCGACTTATCTGGCCGCCGGGCCAGCCGACTCGCAGACACTCATCTCGCACGTCTGTCAGCTGCCCGGCGCGCCGCCGATGATCGCCGAGCACATGGCGGCGGCGCTGTTCGCCGGCCATCAGCGCTTTCGGCGCACGTCGGATGGGCGGTGGGCGCTGCGCGACCTTCCAGTCGAGGCGGCGACGTGGCCCTCGTCCCCGAAGCGACGCGGCGCGCGCGTCACGGCTCGCGGATCGCAGCTCGACGAAACGTCATTCGTCGTCGTCGACGTCGAGGCGACCGGTTCGCGTGCCTACCACGGCGATCGCATCACCGAGATCGCCGTCGTGCACGTGCAGCGCGGAGTCGCCACGCCGGTCTTCGAGACGCTCGTGAATCCGGAACGTCCGATTCCGCCGGCGGTCATGGCGCTCACGAACATCACGGCGGAGATGGTCCGCAGCGCGCCACGATTCGCCGAGGTCTGCGATCAGCTGTTGGGAACGCTCGAAGGACACGTATTCGTCGCGCACAACGCGAACTTCGATTGGCGATTCCTGTCCGCCGAAGTGGAGCGGGCGACCGCGCGGCCGCTGATCGGACGGCGTCTCTGCACCGTGCGCCTGGCGCGGCGCCTCGTGCCGCAGCTGCAGCGCCGAAACCTCGACGCCGTCGCGCACTTTTACGGGATCGTGAATCATGCGCGCCACCGCGCCGGCGGCGATGCGCTGGCGACGGCGCGCGCCTTCACGCGTTTGCTCGACGCGGCGCGCGATCGTGGCATCGACACGATCGACGAGCTCGATCGCCTCTCGCGCACGCCGTCGGGCCGGCGCCGCCGCAAACGATCGGCCATGCCTCACCCGGTTTTCAAAGACACCACCGCATGACGACCGAAGCGAATCCGGTTTTTGTTCGCGGCGACAGACCCGGCGGGCCGCTCGATCATCTCGTAGGCTCGGTTCAGACACGACAGATCGGATCGCTTCGTGTCCACGCGATTCAGGCCGGCGGACAAAGGCTCGACGGCGGTGCGATGTTCGGCGTCGTTCCGAAGCCGCTCTGGGAGCGGAGAATCCCCGCCGACGACCGCAATCGCATCCAGCTCGGCATGCGCTGCCTGTTGATCGAGCATGCGATCGGTCTCGTGCTGATCGACACGGGCGTCGGCAACAAGGAGAACGAGAAGTTCTGCGACATCTACGGGATCGAGAACACGGGCCACCAAGGCCCGACGTGGCTCGAGGACGGTTTGGCCTCGCTCGGCAAGCGCCCCGAAGACATCGCGATGGTGATCGACAGCCATTTGCACTTCGACCACGCGGGCGGCAACACGACGCGCGGCGCGGACGGCGTGATTCGCCCGACCTTTCCCAACGCGCGCTACATCATGCAGCGTCGCGAGCACGAATGGGCGACGCACACGAACGAGCGAACGGCGGCGAGCTATTTCCCGCACAACTGGGAGCCGGTCGCGGCAAGCGGACAGATGGAGCTCATCGACGGCGATCGAGAGATCATCGCCGGGATTCATTCTGTCCTCACGCCGGGCCATACGCCGGGCCACCAGGGTCTGCTCATCGAGTCCGACGGCGAGCGCGCGTTTTATCTGGCCGACCTGGCGCCGACGACCGCGCATCTCCCGCTGCCGTGGATCATGGGCTACGACGTCGAGCCGATGGTAACGCTCGAGACCAAGCGCCGGATCCTGACGCGCGCGGTGGACGAGCAGTGGCTGCTCGTGTTCGAACACGATGCGAAGACGCCGTGGAGTCCGATCATCCTGGACGGGAAGGGATTCGGACTGCCGAAGTGAGCGGCCCGATCGACGGGCAAGCGCTCGACGCGCTGCTGTCGCCCGAAGGTCAGACCTTGCTCTCGGAGTTGGCCGTCGAGGCGCCGTCGAAGAGCGGCGGAATCGCGCTGATCACGCGGCTTCGAAAGCGATATTCAGCGACACTGGTCGCGGCGGCGATCGAAACCGCGGAGTTGCGGCGGCGGGCGCAATCCAAGTTCACGAATGCCGCTCGGATGTATTTCACGCGTGCGGGGCTCGAGCAGGCGTCGTCGGAGCGCATGGCTCGGCACCATGCCTCGCGATACCAGCCCTTCGAACGAATCGCGGATCTCTGCTGCGGCATCGGCGGCGACCTCATTGGGCTGGCCGAGCATCGCCACGTGCGCGCGGTGGACATCGATCCCGTTCACTTGCGGATGGCTCGGTTGAACGCCGAGGCGAACGGCGTCGCGCAGTCGTTGGAAACTCTGCTCGGTGATGTTCGTGAGGTGGCTCTCGGCGACGCGGGCGCCGTGTTCATCGACCCGGCGCGGCGTTCGGCGGACAAGCGATTTTCGACCGGAGACAGCGAGCCGTCGCTCGCATGGTGCTTCGGCGTGGCGGAGCGGGGAACTCCTGTCGGCGTGAAAGCCGCGCCCGGCCTCCGCTCGGCGGTGGTTCCCACCGGATGGGAAATGGAGTTCGTGTCGGAACGCCGAGAGCTCAAGGAGTGCGTTCTCTGGTCGCCGAGCTTGGCGACATCCGCACGCCGCGCGACGATTCTGCCTGAGTGTCACGCATTGACGGAGCGAGCCGATGCCCATCTCGAGATCCGCGACCCCGGCCGATTCCTGATCGATCCCGATGGCGCCGTCACGCGCGCCGGTCTGGTGAAGGAGCTCGGTATGATGCTCGGCGACTGTTGGCAGATCGACGATCAGGTCGCGTTTTTGAGCTCGGAGCGAGCGGTCGAGACGCCATTCGGGCGGACGCTCGAGATCGCGGCGTCGGAGCCGTGGGCGTTGAGCCGGCTCAAGGAGGCCCTTCGCGGCCTAAATGTTGGCACCGTCGACATTCGAAAGCGGGGATCGGCCGTGGACGTCGAGGATTTGCAGCGACGACTCAAGCTGTCTGGCTCCCGCGCGGCGACGGTCGTGCTCACTCGGGTCCGTGACAAGCCGTGGATGTTCGTGTGCTTTCCCGCGGAACCCAGCGAGGGTTGACGTAAACGACGAGTCGGTCTAGGTTTAGGCCGACAACTCGGAAAGTGGGCCAGTGTCGGCCCCACCCTTTGGCCCTCGCAGCAGTCGGCGAGGCGTGCTACTGGAGTCCATGACGAAGCCGTTCATCCGCTCGAGGCGGAAGAACGGCCATGTGCGCGGACTCTCACAAGGGGCCGCGTTTTTGTTTTCTCTCTCTGGGGGCTTTCGGTATTCAGGACACTACAAAGCGCGTGCGGGTCAACCGCCAGATTCGCATCAGTCCAGTCCGCGTCATAGGCGCCGACGGATCGCAGCTCGGCATTCTCGAAGTGGATGTCGCGCTGCGAATGGCGGATGAGCTAGGGTTGGATCTGGTCGAAGTTGCGGCGACTGCCCGCCCTCCCGTCGTTCGGATCATGGACTACGGGAAGTACAAGTTCGAGATGGCGAAGCAGGCGAGGCAGGCGAAGAAGAAGCAGCACGTCATCGAGCTCAAGGAAGTGAAGTACCGCCCTGGGATCGATGACCACGACTTCGACACCAAGACGCGGCACGCGCGCCGGTTCCTGGAAGAGAAGAACAAAGTGAAAGTCACGATGATGTTTCGCGGCCGACAGGTGGCCCATCCCGAGCTCGGGCAAGCCGTGCTCGAGCGGGTCGCCACGGCCCTCACGGATGTCGGAAAAATCGAGAGCTCGGGAAGATTGGAAGGCAAGTCCATCACCATGATTCTCGCGCCGAAATGACGCGCCTACGTCGTCCTGAGCGAAAGCGACGGATCCGCTTTGAGGAAATGCTAAAATGCCGAAAATGAAGACCCACAAGGGCGCGAAGAAGCGCTTCAAGGTGACGGGCACGGGTAAGGTCCGCCGCTACAAAGCCTTCAAGAGCCATATCCTGACCAAGAAGACGGCCAAGCGGAAGCGCCGCCTGCGTCAGGCCGGCCTGGTGTCCACGAACGGTGAAGTGAAGCACGTGAAGCGCCTGCTGCAGGCGTAAGGACCTGGAGACACTCCGATGCCTCGTGCCGTATCCAAAGTTCCGCGCCTGAAGCGGAAAAAGCAGATCATGAAGGCCGCGCGCGGCGCCTTTGGCGCGCGCAGCAAGCTGTGGGGCCCCGCCAAGGACAACGTCGAGCGCGGCTGGAAATACGCCTACCGCGACCGCAAGAACAAGAAACGCGATTTCCGTCGGCTCTGGATCACGCGCATCAATGCCGCGGCGCACCAGCACGACATGAATTACAACACGCTCATGAATGGCCTCAAGCAGGCGGGCATCGAAGTGAACCGGAAGATCCTCGCCGATCTCGCCGTCCACGATCCCGCGGCGTTTACCTCGCTCGCCGACAAGGCGCGCTCCGCGTTGAACGCAGCGTAGATTCCTCGCTCTTCACTCAACGGCGGCAGCGCGACCTCGGTCGTCCTGCCGCCGTTGTTTGCTTTCCCGGTGGACCGGTGGACCGGTCGACCGGCCCACCGCCAAGCACCAATCGCCGATGGACCTCCAGCAGTATCTCGCCGACGCCGAGCGCGTCGAGCACGAAGGAACCGCCGCCCTCTCCGCGGCCGCGAATGCCGACGATCTCGAGTCGGCGCGCATCGCCGTGCTCGGCGACCGCCACGGCCGCGTCAAAGCGCTGCAGGAGGCCCTCAAGGGCATCGAAAAGGCCGACAAGCCGGCCGCCGGCAAACGCTTCAACGAGGTCCGCACGCGTCTCGAGGCGCTGCACACCGAGCGCAAGTCGTCGCTCGACCGCGCGCGCGACGGCGCGCGCCCCGACGATCTCACGCTGCCCGCGCGACGCCAGTGGCGGGGGGCCAAGCATCCGGTCACGCTCGTTTACGAGGAAATCGAGTCGATCTTCCGCGAGCTCGGATTCACGGTGGCCGCCGGCCCCGAGGCCGAGACGGAATGGTACAACTTCGGGGCGCTCAACTTCCCGGAGAACCATCCGGCGCTCGACGCGCACGACACGCTGTATCTCGAGGGCGGCGGGCTGCTGCGCACGCACACGTCACCGGTGCAGATCCGAACGCTCCAGTCGTATCCGCCGCCGATCCGCGTGATCATTCCCGGCACGGTCTATCGCCGCGACTTCTTTGACGCGTCCCACGCACCGGCGTTCCCGCAGCTCGAGGGACTGTGCGTCGACGAGGGGATAACCTTCGTGGACCTCAAATCGACGCTCAATCGGTTCGCCGAGCGCCTCTTCGGCGCGTCGCGCACTCGCTTTCGTCCGTCGTACTTCCCGTTCACCGAGCCGTCCGCCGAAATGGACGTGCAGTGCGGCGTCTGCGGCGGCGTGGGTTGTCCGGTGTGCAAGGGCACCGGCTGGATCGAGATCCTCGGTTCCGGGATGGTGCATCCCGCTGTGCTCGAGGCGTCGGGCGTGGATAGCGAGCGCTACACCGGATGGGCGTTCGGCATGGGTCCGGCCCGCATCGCCATCAGCCGCCTCGCGATTCCCGACATCAGACTTCTCTACGATTCCGACGTGCGCTTCCTGGAGCAGATCGCCGAATGAACGTCTCGTACGAATGGCTCAAGGCGTTCGTTCCCTTCGAACAGTCGCCGGTCGAGCTGCGCGAGCTGATCACGGCGCACGTGTCGACGGTGGACGAGCTCGTCCCGCTCCGTCAGGACCTCGCGGCGTTCGTCGTCGCTCGCGTCGTCGAGGAAGCGCCGCACCCGGACTCGGATCACCTGCACGTGACGCGCGTCGACATGGGCACCGGCACGCTGCTCGACGTCGTATGCGGTGCGCCGAACGTGCGCGCCGGAAAGCTCTATCCCTTCGCGCCGACCGGTACGGTGATGCCGAGCGGGTTCACGATCCAAAAACGAAAGATTCGCGGCGCGATCTCCGACGGCATGCTCTGCTCGGCGCGCGAGCTCGGGCTGGGTGAGGAACAGGACGGGATTCTCGAGCTGGACATCGACGTCGCCCCCGGCACGCCGCTGCTGCGCGCGCTTCCGCTGGGCGATACGCAGATCGTGGTCGACGTCGGCGCGAACCGGCCGGACCTGCTGTCGCACCTCGGAATCGCCCGTGAGATCGCCGCGCTGACGCGTCAACCGCTCGCTCTTCCCGTGATCGAGAACGCCGGCGGCTCCGTTCCGGATCCCGTCAAGGCGCAGGATTCGGCCAACGCCGACTCGCTGCGCGTCCGTGTGGCCGAAGCGGGTCTCGTGCGGCGGTTCATGGGCGTGGTGATCCGCGGCGTGACGATTGGGCCGAGCCCGGCCTGGCTGGTGAAGCGCCTCGAGTCCATCGGCGCACGGTCGATCAACAACGTCGTCGACGCAAGCAATTATGTGTTGCACGAGCTCGGCCAGCCGACGCACGCGTTCGATCTGTCGAAGCTCGGCGGAAGTTCGCTGATCGTTCGGCGGGCCAAAGCCGGCGAGCGAATCACGACGCTCGACGGAACCGACCGCGCGCTTCGCGAAGAGATGATCGTCATCGCCGACGCCGAGCGTCCGCAGGCGGTCGCCGGGGTGATGGGCGGCCGCGAGAGCGAGGTCACCGACGCGACGACGGACATCTTTCTCGAAGTCGCGAACTTCGACCCTCGGCGCGTCCGCACCGCGCGCCGCGCGCTCGGCCTCTCGACCGACGCGAGCTACCGCTTCGAGCGCGGCGTGGACGTCGAGATCGCGCCCAAGGCTCTAGAGCGCGTCGCCCAGATCATCATGCTGCTCGCCGGAGGAAGCGTCGCGGGCGCGCCGGTGGATCTCACGGGGCCCTCGTCGAAGCCAACACGACGCGAACGCATCGTCGTTCGCCCAATGCGAGTCTCGGCGCTCCTGGGAACTCCCATCGCCGCTGGTGAAATCGAGCTGCTCGTTCGAAGCGTCGGGTTCGACGTGGAGCTTGCGGACGACCATTTGCGCGTGGCGGCGCCTTCGTGGCGTCAGGACGTGTCGCTCGAGGTGGATCTCATCGAGGAAGTCGCGCGGCTCCGCGGATACGACAGCTTCCCGCTGGAGATGCGCCCGTTCCGGCCGGGGATCGTGCCGGACGATCCGACGTGGCTCACCTCGAAACGCGTCCGCGAAACACTCGTCGGGGCGGGGATGCTCGAGCTTCGACCGATGCCTTTCGTCGCGGGCGGATCGGACTTCGCGCGCGTCATGAATCCGCTCGCCGAAAACGAGGCCTACCTCCGGCGGGACATCCTCGACACGCTGTCTCGGCGCGCCGAGTACAATCTCGCGCGCATGCAGGGGAACCTTCGCCTATTCGAGATCGGATCGGCCTTCGATCCGAGCGGCGCGCGCCTGCCTGTCGAAGACCTCCGCGTCGGCGCGTTGGTCATGGGGCGCCGCGAGCCGCCGCATTTCACCGACCCAAAGTCTCCGGAGTTCTCGGCGTGGGCAGTCTACGACGCCTGGGACGTGAAAGCTTTGGCCGTCACGGTCGCCCGATCGGCATATCCCGGAGCGGAAGTCGAGGTGGTCGCCAGAGACGAGAAGGATCTTTGGGCGAGTGTCACCGCGGCCAGACCCGTTCACGATGACGCGCTCTGGCTCGTGATGGTGAACGGTCTCCCCGTCGGCCAAGTGCGACGTCTGATGCTCGACGCGCCCGTGTGGGCGTCGCCCGCGTTCGGCGTCGAGTTGTCGCTCGGGGTCATGTCGTCGGACGACGTCGCGCCCGCCGGAAAGTCCGCATATCGCATCGCCGAGCGTGCTCCCGAGACCCCGCGTCGCTTCATCCCGCTGCCGTCGACGCCGGCTTCCGAGTTCGACCTCGCGCTCTCGGTGCCCGACGGTGTCCGCGCGGCCGAGGTGGAAGCGGTCATGCGGCGCGTGTCCGGCAAACTCCTCGAAAGCGTGGAATTATTCGACCGCTATGTTGGCGCTGGCGTTGAACCTGGGTATCGAAGCCTCGCGTGGAGGTTGACGTTCCGCCATTCGGAGCGCACTCTACGTGATCGCGAGTTGGAAGCACGACGCACGGACATCCTTCGCGCACTGGCCGAGCTCAATGTCAGACAACGAGCGACCTGAGTCGCACGCAGTCGCTGAACTGGATTTGCTGGTCCGCCATCTGGCGGACGAGCTGGCGGCGTTTCGCCGTCGCGCCCTGACGGCGGAGTCGAAGCTCAAGGAAGTCGAGGGCCAGGAAGGAGGCGCCGTCGCCCTCGACTTGTCGAGCCGGGTGACGACGTTGGAACGGGAGAACGAGCGCCTGCAGAACCGGCTTGATGAGGCCACTGCCCGCGCCAAGCAGATGCTCGAGCGGGTTCGGTTTCTTCGCCAGCAGGCGCGCGGAGGTGAACGGTGAGCAGCAAGAAGACCACGACCCGGGTCACGATCCTCAACGATGAGTACACGATCCGGACGGACACTTCGCCGGAGCACGCGCACGAGGTCGCGAACTACCTCGACGCTTTGATTCGCAAGGTCCTCGCGAGCGGCGCTGTGGTCGAATCGAGCCGAGCCGTGGTGTTGGCGGCCCTTCAGGTCACCGGCGAATTGTTTGATGCTCGTGCGTCACTCGACGAGACGAATGCTTCGATCGCCGACTTGAGCGATTTCGTACGACCGCTTCTGCCCCCCTCGAAGCGGGCGGGCTAGCCGCGACGTTGTGACGTCGGACACGGCTTCATTGCGCTTTAGGTAATCTGCTAATAGCTTAGCGCGCATAGCCGAGCTGGCCCGTAGGTGCAAGCGCGCCCGGTATTTAGCGAGACCCATGTGATGCCCTTCGCCGGCGTCGTGTCGGATTCGCTGTAGGTTACCGAGTGTGCGCCGGCGGGACAGCCGTGGTTCTCCTGGGTCCGCGGCCCACCCCGCGGTGGAGCATAGATTCCATATGAACGAGTACGCGATCTTTGCCGCGCTTGGCACCCTTATAGTTGCCGGGCCGGCATCTTTCATTTTAGGAAGGTCGAGAGGGCGAGCCGCCGAGCGGCAGCGACAGGCCGACGCGAAAGCGACCGCGGAGGACACCGCGAAGCGGATCGTCGGCGATGCCGAGCGAGACGCGGACAACCTCCGCAAAACGGCCGTCGTTTCCGGCAAAGAAGACGTGATTCGCCTCCGCGAAAACTTCGAGTTGGAGGTCCGCGGCCGTCGCGAGGAAGTCGAGCGCGAAGAGCGCCGCGTCTCGGAGCGCGACACCGTGCTCGACCGGAAGTTCGAGGTCCTCGAGCAGCGTGACAAAGAGCTAGGCAAACGCGCCAGCGACTTCGGGCGGCGTGAAAAGGCCGTTGGCGAGCGCGAGCAGGAACTCGACAAGCTCGTGAGCGAGGAACGACGACGCCTCGAGCAGATGGCCGGCATGTCCGCCCAGGACGCCAAGAACGAGCTTCTTCGCCGGATGGAGGAGGAGGCTCAGGCCGACGCCGCCAACCGGATCCGCGAGATCCGGGAAAGCGCCAAGCGAAACGCCGAGCGTGAGGCGAAAAAGATCGTCGCGCTCGCGATCCAACGGATCGCCGCCGACCACACGGCCGAGACGACCGTATCGGCCGTGTCGCTGCCCAACGACGAGATGAAGGGTCGCATCATCGGACGCGAGGGGAGAAACATCCGGGCGTTCGAGCTGGCCACGGGTGTCGACGTCATCATCGACGACACCCCCGATACAGTCGTCGTCTCGTGCTTCGACCCGATCCGCCGCGAGATAGCGAGGCTCGCGCTCGAGAAGCTCGTTTCCGACGGCCGTATCCACCCAGGCCGTATCGAAGAGGTCGTCAACAAATCGCGGAAGGAAGTCGATACGCAAATCACCGAGACGGGCGAGCAGGCGGCGTACGACGCCGGCGTGCACGGACTACATCCCGAGTTGGTCAAGCTGGTCGGACGTATGCGCTGGCGAACGAGTTACGGCCAGAACATCCTGCAACACTCGAAGGAAGTCGCCTGGCTCGCCAGCATCATGGCGACGGAGCTCGGGCTCGACGTGAACATGGCCAGGCGCGGCGCGCTGCTGCACGACGTCGGCAAGGTTCTCACGCACGAGCACGAAGGCACGCACGTCCAGCTGGGAGTCGAGGTCGCGACCAAGTACGGCGAAAATCCGCTGGTCGTGAACTGCATCGCGGCCCACCACGATGACGTGCCACACGAGAGTGAGATCTCGGTCCTCGTGCAGGCCGCCGACGCGATCTCCGGATCGCGCCCAGGCGCCCGACGCGAGGCCTTCGAGACGTACGTGAAGCGGCTGGAAGGCCTCGAGAAGATCGCCTCCAGCTATCGAGGCGTCGAAAAGGTGTTCGCCATCCAGGCGGGCCGCGAAGTGCGTGTCATCGTGCTGCCCGACCACGTCGACGATGCCCGTATGACGACGATGTCCGAGGAGATCGCTCGGCGCATCGAGGCGGAATTGCAGTACCCGGGGCAGATCAAAGTCGTGTTGATTCGCGAAACGAGGGCCGTGGACTTTGCGCGCTGAGCCGATGGCTGCACCTGCGGTGGACAAAAAGTTGATCGACGGGACGGCGCTCGCGGCGCGGATGCAGGGCGAGGTCGCGCGGCGTGTCTCCGCGCTTACCGCCAAAGGCGTGACGCCGGGACTCACCGTGGTGCTGGTCGGCGACGATCCCGCGAGCGCGGTGTACGTCGGCGCCAAAGAGCGGACCTGCATCGAGCTCGGCATGAACGGCGAGACGATCCGCCTGCCGGCAACGACCAGCCAGACGGAGCTCGTGGCGATCGTGGATCGCTTGAACGCCGACCCGGCGGTGCACGGCATTCTCGTTCAGATGCCGCTGCCGAAGGGTATCGATTCCGACGCGATCGTTCGCCGCATTCGCCCCGACAAGGATGTCG contains the following coding sequences:
- a CDS encoding redox-sensing transcriptional repressor Rex: MKRIADSTVRRLSAYLRFLEDFEQRGLTTISSEELAKRGGTTSAQVRKDLSFFGSFGKRGLGYSVPELAGRLREILGLGREWRVVIVGAGKIGAALAQYRGFRQRGFTILAAYDNNPDKIGRTLDGISIRDIEQLERDAVREHPDIVVVTVPGEEAQRVVDRVVRAGVKAILNFAPTQLHAPADVAIKTVNMAMELEGLSFALTNRD
- a CDS encoding arginine deiminase family protein, with product MPPVHVSSEIGQLRSVLVHSPGPELLAVTPSNRADYLYDDIIEAEAAQREHRRFISVVERFATVYEVRSLLAETLGTPQSRELLIRETMDIVPSEPLARDIGELDAAALVRMLIEGRDEPPGPIAKALNEPGHVLPPLPNLFFTRDSCVVVGGHVLIGSMRYAIRWTEAIIMKALFMHHPELRNSGILYDGSAERRVNYTIEGGDIHPLRRDLVVIGFSERSSPAAIDQLATTLFDETEVRDIVVVVMPKEHTAIHLDMIFTQIDRELCAVFPPHFVGPERLPVLHWRRGEKTIHEQPNIFTALSECDMPLEPVFCGGDRRTVQEREQWASGCNFIAMRPGLILSYQRNEATLHELRRMGFRILSATALLSGSERVAEGERAVITFEGNELVRGGGGPRCMTCPVLRDDPWN
- a CDS encoding 3'-5' exonuclease, whose translation is MTTLGTADTVLTERAATYLAAGPADSQTLISHVCQLPGAPPMIAEHMAAALFAGHQRFRRTSDGRWALRDLPVEAATWPSSPKRRGARVTARGSQLDETSFVVVDVEATGSRAYHGDRITEIAVVHVQRGVATPVFETLVNPERPIPPAVMALTNITAEMVRSAPRFAEVCDQLLGTLEGHVFVAHNANFDWRFLSAEVERATARPLIGRRLCTVRLARRLVPQLQRRNLDAVAHFYGIVNHARHRAGGDALATARAFTRLLDAARDRGIDTIDELDRLSRTPSGRRRRKRSAMPHPVFKDTTA
- a CDS encoding MBL fold metallo-hydrolase; translated protein: MTTEANPVFVRGDRPGGPLDHLVGSVQTRQIGSLRVHAIQAGGQRLDGGAMFGVVPKPLWERRIPADDRNRIQLGMRCLLIEHAIGLVLIDTGVGNKENEKFCDIYGIENTGHQGPTWLEDGLASLGKRPEDIAMVIDSHLHFDHAGGNTTRGADGVIRPTFPNARYIMQRREHEWATHTNERTAASYFPHNWEPVAASGQMELIDGDREIIAGIHSVLTPGHTPGHQGLLIESDGERAFYLADLAPTTAHLPLPWIMGYDVEPMVTLETKRRILTRAVDEQWLLVFEHDAKTPWSPIILDGKGFGLPK
- the infC gene encoding translation initiation factor IF-3, producing MRVNRQIRISPVRVIGADGSQLGILEVDVALRMADELGLDLVEVAATARPPVVRIMDYGKYKFEMAKQARQAKKKQHVIELKEVKYRPGIDDHDFDTKTRHARRFLEEKNKVKVTMMFRGRQVAHPELGQAVLERVATALTDVGKIESSGRLEGKSITMILAPK
- the rpmI gene encoding 50S ribosomal protein L35, producing the protein MPKMKTHKGAKKRFKVTGTGKVRRYKAFKSHILTKKTAKRKRRLRQAGLVSTNGEVKHVKRLLQA
- the rplT gene encoding 50S ribosomal protein L20, encoding MPRAVSKVPRLKRKKQIMKAARGAFGARSKLWGPAKDNVERGWKYAYRDRKNKKRDFRRLWITRINAAAHQHDMNYNTLMNGLKQAGIEVNRKILADLAVHDPAAFTSLADKARSALNAA
- the pheS gene encoding phenylalanine--tRNA ligase subunit alpha, with product MDLQQYLADAERVEHEGTAALSAAANADDLESARIAVLGDRHGRVKALQEALKGIEKADKPAAGKRFNEVRTRLEALHTERKSSLDRARDGARPDDLTLPARRQWRGAKHPVTLVYEEIESIFRELGFTVAAGPEAETEWYNFGALNFPENHPALDAHDTLYLEGGGLLRTHTSPVQIRTLQSYPPPIRVIIPGTVYRRDFFDASHAPAFPQLEGLCVDEGITFVDLKSTLNRFAERLFGASRTRFRPSYFPFTEPSAEMDVQCGVCGGVGCPVCKGTGWIEILGSGMVHPAVLEASGVDSERYTGWAFGMGPARIAISRLAIPDIRLLYDSDVRFLEQIAE
- the pheT gene encoding phenylalanine--tRNA ligase subunit beta; the encoded protein is MNVSYEWLKAFVPFEQSPVELRELITAHVSTVDELVPLRQDLAAFVVARVVEEAPHPDSDHLHVTRVDMGTGTLLDVVCGAPNVRAGKLYPFAPTGTVMPSGFTIQKRKIRGAISDGMLCSARELGLGEEQDGILELDIDVAPGTPLLRALPLGDTQIVVDVGANRPDLLSHLGIAREIAALTRQPLALPVIENAGGSVPDPVKAQDSANADSLRVRVAEAGLVRRFMGVVIRGVTIGPSPAWLVKRLESIGARSINNVVDASNYVLHELGQPTHAFDLSKLGGSSLIVRRAKAGERITTLDGTDRALREEMIVIADAERPQAVAGVMGGRESEVTDATTDIFLEVANFDPRRVRTARRALGLSTDASYRFERGVDVEIAPKALERVAQIIMLLAGGSVAGAPVDLTGPSSKPTRRERIVVRPMRVSALLGTPIAAGEIELLVRSVGFDVELADDHLRVAAPSWRQDVSLEVDLIEEVARLRGYDSFPLEMRPFRPGIVPDDPTWLTSKRVRETLVGAGMLELRPMPFVAGGSDFARVMNPLAENEAYLRRDILDTLSRRAEYNLARMQGNLRLFEIGSAFDPSGARLPVEDLRVGALVMGRREPPHFTDPKSPEFSAWAVYDAWDVKALAVTVARSAYPGAEVEVVARDEKDLWASVTAARPVHDDALWLVMVNGLPVGQVRRLMLDAPVWASPAFGVELSLGVMSSDDVAPAGKSAYRIAERAPETPRRFIPLPSTPASEFDLALSVPDGVRAAEVEAVMRRVSGKLLESVELFDRYVGAGVEPGYRSLAWRLTFRHSERTLRDRELEARRTDILRALAELNVRQRAT